From one Lactiplantibacillus paraplantarum genomic stretch:
- a CDS encoding bifunctional metallophosphatase/5'-nucleotidase — MDEQVTILHTNDLHSHFENWPRIQRYLLAERAQRRRAGSHVVTVDLGDAVDRAHPLSEATQGQANVALLNAIGYDAVTIGNNEGLGLTHAALDQLYQRANFDVILDNLTDMTTHQPPRWALPGKIITTVQGTRILLLAFTAPFTLTYPLNGWTPAAVKTRLPALLQQYAGQYDVLVLMSHLGINVDRWLAKQFPMIDVIIGSHTHHLLVNGELKNGVLIAAAGKYGEYIGRIELTIDERHRVKTVRAHTVATASLPAVADDGALIASWEQQGEALLTQQVVASVPTQLRPHWHHASELTALGLAAITDYAGTDLGMLNGGLFMRDLPAGLVNQNDLHTMLPHAMHVIRVTLSGTELWRLVYEMELVRPFLNKFPIKGMGFRGQVFGYIQYQGLAWQADQHELLVHGQPVDRQQTYQIALLDHDLFIPFFPTLNISGQTEILFEAMLRTVVGNYLTSQWPVN, encoded by the coding sequence GTGGATGAGCAAGTCACGATTTTGCATACCAATGATTTACATTCGCATTTTGAAAATTGGCCACGTATCCAGCGATATTTGCTGGCTGAGCGTGCACAGCGCCGACGAGCCGGGAGTCATGTGGTTACGGTTGATTTAGGTGATGCGGTCGATCGCGCCCATCCGCTATCGGAAGCTACTCAAGGACAGGCCAATGTGGCGTTGTTAAACGCAATTGGCTATGATGCGGTCACGATTGGTAATAACGAGGGCCTTGGGTTAACACACGCGGCTTTGGATCAGCTATATCAGCGGGCTAACTTTGATGTGATTCTCGATAATTTGACGGATATGACGACACACCAGCCGCCAAGATGGGCATTGCCTGGCAAAATCATAACGACGGTACAGGGCACGCGAATTCTGTTACTGGCTTTTACAGCGCCGTTCACGTTGACTTATCCGTTGAACGGGTGGACACCAGCGGCGGTTAAGACGCGGTTGCCTGCATTGTTGCAGCAATACGCGGGTCAATATGATGTGTTGGTCCTCATGTCTCATTTGGGGATTAACGTCGATCGTTGGTTGGCCAAGCAGTTCCCGATGATTGATGTAATCATTGGCAGTCATACGCACCACTTATTAGTGAATGGTGAACTGAAGAATGGCGTCCTAATTGCCGCTGCTGGTAAATACGGTGAATATATCGGACGAATCGAATTAACCATTGACGAGCGGCACCGTGTCAAAACAGTCAGGGCCCACACTGTCGCCACGGCTAGTTTACCCGCTGTAGCGGATGATGGGGCGTTGATTGCGAGTTGGGAGCAACAGGGAGAAGCGTTACTGACCCAGCAAGTTGTGGCGAGCGTTCCCACACAACTACGCCCACATTGGCATCATGCGAGCGAGTTAACGGCTTTGGGACTGGCAGCCATTACAGACTATGCCGGGACCGATCTTGGAATGCTCAATGGTGGCTTGTTTATGCGGGATCTACCGGCAGGTCTGGTGAATCAAAATGATTTACACACCATGTTACCGCACGCCATGCACGTTATTCGGGTGACTTTGAGTGGTACGGAACTTTGGCGGTTAGTCTATGAGATGGAACTAGTGCGACCGTTTTTGAACAAATTCCCCATCAAAGGAATGGGCTTTCGTGGTCAGGTTTTTGGTTATATCCAATATCAAGGACTGGCATGGCAAGCTGATCAGCACGAATTACTTGTGCATGGGCAACCGGTTGATCGCCAACAAACTTACCAAATAGCGTTATTAGACCATGACCTATTTATTCCATTCTTTCCAACCCTCAACATTAGTGGTCAAACTGAAATTTTATTTGAAGCAATGCTAAGAACGGTTGTTGGCAACTATTTAACAAGTCAATGGCCGGTTAATTAA
- a CDS encoding amino acid permease has protein sequence MMKENSQPETEQLSRGLKSRHVQLIAIGGTIGTGLFLGAGQSIHLAGPAILIAYLVTGLVCFLLMRALGELLLSDLHTHSYIDFIKQYLGDKTGFVAGWTYWVCWITIAMAEITAAGEYMQFWWPKLPQWLPGLVILILLLGLNSINVSAFGETEFWFAIIKIAAIIALIAVGVGMVIFSVKTPVGHASLTNLVNYGGFMPHGIKGLVLSFQMVLFSFIGIEMVGMTASETADPKTVIPKAINDIPVRIILFYVGSLFFLMCMYPWQYFSAAHSPFVQVFTNLGIRSAAAIINFVVLTAAASSCNSALFSTGRMLFSLTYDGQSKFAKRMGTLSTRQVPRNALWFSTLVIGLSVILNLLMPGKVFSLIASVSTTCFIFIWGAIVVAHIKYRRQAGSQVKVKFRMPLFPLSDYFILVFLGFIAVVLCLKFETLIALIVSAAWVVGLYVVKIVSDRIRQRSRG, from the coding sequence ATGATGAAAGAAAATTCACAGCCCGAGACGGAACAACTTTCGCGGGGCTTAAAAAGTCGCCATGTTCAATTAATTGCCATCGGCGGCACGATTGGTACTGGGCTGTTCTTAGGTGCCGGTCAATCCATCCACTTGGCTGGTCCGGCGATATTGATCGCGTATTTAGTGACGGGCTTAGTTTGTTTTTTATTAATGCGAGCGTTAGGTGAACTACTGTTATCTGATCTTCATACGCATTCTTATATTGATTTTATTAAGCAATATTTGGGTGATAAGACGGGGTTCGTGGCTGGTTGGACGTATTGGGTCTGCTGGATCACGATTGCAATGGCTGAAATTACAGCTGCTGGTGAATACATGCAGTTTTGGTGGCCTAAGTTACCACAGTGGCTTCCAGGATTAGTTATCTTGATCTTACTGCTGGGCTTAAATTCAATTAACGTTTCAGCCTTTGGGGAAACTGAGTTTTGGTTTGCAATTATTAAAATTGCGGCCATTATCGCGTTAATTGCGGTTGGTGTCGGAATGGTGATTTTTAGTGTTAAGACGCCTGTTGGCCACGCTAGTTTAACGAATTTAGTTAATTATGGTGGCTTTATGCCCCATGGGATCAAAGGGTTAGTGCTATCATTTCAAATGGTCCTATTCAGCTTTATTGGGATTGAGATGGTCGGTATGACGGCATCAGAAACGGCTGATCCGAAAACGGTCATTCCCAAAGCTATTAATGACATTCCTGTCCGGATTATTTTATTTTATGTCGGTTCGTTATTTTTCTTAATGTGCATGTATCCGTGGCAGTATTTTTCCGCAGCTCACAGTCCGTTCGTACAAGTGTTTACGAATTTAGGAATTCGCTCAGCAGCTGCCATTATTAACTTTGTGGTCCTAACAGCGGCTGCTTCTAGTTGTAATAGTGCGCTGTTTAGCACCGGCCGGATGTTATTTTCACTGACTTATGATGGTCAGAGTAAGTTTGCCAAACGTATGGGGACACTCTCAACACGACAGGTGCCCCGAAATGCACTGTGGTTTTCAACACTAGTTATTGGGCTTTCGGTGATTTTAAATTTGTTGATGCCTGGTAAAGTCTTTTCGTTAATTGCGAGTGTCTCGACGACGTGTTTTATCTTTATTTGGGGCGCCATCGTGGTGGCTCATATTAAGTATCGGCGTCAAGCGGGGAGTCAGGTCAAAGTGAAATTCCGGATGCCACTCTTTCCACTATCTGATTACTTCATTCTTGTATTCTTAGGCTTCATTGCCGTGGTACTGTGCTTGAAATTTGAAACGTTGATTGCATTGATCGTATCAGCAGCTTGGGTAGTTGGTCTATATGTGGTCAAAATTGTAAGTGATCGGATCCGTCAACGGAGTCGTGGTTAG
- a CDS encoding VTT domain-containing protein gives MSFLIDFVLHIDQHLVTIVNSFGIWTYLILFAIIFIETGAVILPFLPGDSLLFAACALAANPSYGLHIWTFVIIFLVAALAGDSLNFYIGHSLGERLTETSWFGKLINQKQLAKSEKFFEKHGGITVTIARFMPIIRTFVPFVAASSRMKYQQFIRYNVIGCVLWVILCCGGGYYFGNIPFVKSHFSMVVIGIILVSLIPAVFSALRARFSRPAEKED, from the coding sequence ATGAGCTTTTTAATTGATTTCGTGTTGCACATTGATCAACACTTAGTCACCATCGTTAATAGTTTTGGAATTTGGACGTACCTTATTCTCTTTGCCATTATCTTTATTGAGACTGGTGCGGTCATCCTACCGTTTCTACCCGGTGACTCACTCTTATTTGCAGCTTGCGCACTTGCAGCTAATCCATCCTATGGCTTACATATTTGGACATTTGTCATCATCTTCCTAGTAGCAGCCTTGGCAGGAGACTCACTCAACTTCTATATTGGTCATTCTTTAGGGGAGCGCCTGACCGAAACATCATGGTTCGGTAAATTGATCAATCAGAAACAACTAGCAAAGTCCGAAAAGTTCTTCGAAAAACATGGTGGCATCACCGTTACAATTGCCCGCTTCATGCCAATCATTCGGACCTTTGTTCCGTTCGTCGCGGCCAGTTCACGAATGAAATACCAACAATTTATTCGTTACAACGTCATCGGCTGCGTCCTCTGGGTTATCCTCTGTTGTGGCGGTGGCTACTACTTCGGTAATATTCCGTTCGTCAAAAGTCACTTCTCAATGGTCGTGATTGGCATCATTCTAGTTTCTTTGATTCCAGCCGTCTTCTCGGCATTACGGGCCCGTTTCAGCCGCCCTGCAGAAAAAGAAGACTAA
- a CDS encoding TIGR01457 family HAD-type hydrolase translates to MGKYKGYLIDLDGTVYRGRERIPAAKRFIERLQASQTDFLLVTNNTTKSPEDVAANLADNHDIHVSPANVYTAALATADYVDDLAGDGEKTMYVIGELGLKGAMLEKGFQFNEQTPRFVIVGLDYDATYHKFELATLAIKRGAKFIGTNADTNLPNERGLVPGAGSVIAMVERATQQRATYVGKPETIIMQKAVDRIGLDKHDCVMVGDNYMTDISAAINFGIDSLLVYTGVSTPELVAKQTVKPTNEVNTLDEWDLDDGVAK, encoded by the coding sequence TTGGGCAAGTACAAGGGTTATTTAATTGATTTGGACGGAACGGTTTATCGTGGTCGGGAACGAATCCCAGCGGCTAAACGATTTATTGAACGGCTGCAAGCAAGTCAGACGGATTTTCTATTGGTTACAAACAATACGACTAAATCGCCGGAAGACGTAGCGGCTAATTTGGCAGATAATCATGATATTCATGTTAGTCCAGCTAATGTTTACACGGCGGCATTAGCAACGGCTGATTATGTCGATGATTTGGCTGGTGACGGTGAGAAGACGATGTATGTCATTGGTGAACTTGGTTTAAAGGGCGCCATGCTTGAGAAGGGCTTTCAATTTAACGAACAAACGCCTCGATTTGTGATTGTTGGTTTGGACTATGATGCAACTTATCATAAGTTTGAACTGGCAACGTTAGCAATTAAGCGGGGTGCCAAGTTCATCGGCACTAACGCGGATACCAACTTGCCTAACGAACGGGGCTTAGTTCCTGGGGCCGGTTCGGTGATTGCGATGGTTGAGCGGGCAACCCAGCAACGGGCAACCTACGTCGGTAAGCCAGAAACGATTATTATGCAGAAAGCGGTCGATCGTATTGGCCTCGACAAGCACGATTGTGTGATGGTTGGCGATAATTATATGACGGATATTTCAGCAGCAATTAATTTTGGGATTGATTCCTTGTTAGTATATACCGGGGTCTCCACACCTGAATTAGTCGCTAAACAGACTGTCAAGCCAACTAATGAGGTCAATACCTTGGATGAATGGGATTTAGACGATGGTGTGGCTAAATAG
- a CDS encoding peptidylprolyl isomerase produces MAFPQLDLSQVDGPKATIKTNFGDIKVQLFPKQAPKSVENFVGLAKKGYYDGIIFHRVIPDFMIQGGDPTGTGMGGESLWGQPFEDEFSPEVFNLRGALSMANAGPNTNGSQFFIVQKPQLDAGMGDQMKQAGYPEEVVTAYGNGGTPWLDFRHTVFGAVSDGMDIVDKIAATKTGMQDKPVKDVVIETIAIED; encoded by the coding sequence GTGGCATTTCCACAATTAGATTTAAGTCAGGTCGATGGACCAAAAGCAACAATCAAAACTAACTTTGGCGACATTAAGGTTCAGTTATTTCCAAAGCAAGCACCTAAGAGTGTTGAAAACTTCGTTGGTTTAGCCAAGAAGGGTTACTATGATGGAATTATTTTTCACCGAGTAATTCCTGATTTTATGATTCAAGGTGGCGACCCGACTGGTACTGGCATGGGCGGTGAAAGTTTATGGGGCCAACCTTTTGAAGATGAGTTCTCACCAGAAGTCTTCAACTTAAGAGGGGCCTTGTCGATGGCGAATGCTGGCCCTAATACGAACGGCAGTCAATTCTTTATCGTTCAAAAGCCACAATTAGATGCTGGGATGGGTGATCAGATGAAACAAGCTGGTTATCCAGAAGAGGTTGTGACGGCATATGGTAATGGTGGGACACCATGGCTGGACTTTCGGCATACTGTTTTTGGTGCTGTTAGTGATGGAATGGACATCGTTGATAAAATTGCGGCAACTAAAACAGGGATGCAAGACAAGCCAGTTAAAGATGTCGTGATCGAAACAATTGCGATTGAAGATTAG
- a CDS encoding acetate/propionate family kinase — MGKTIAINAGSSTLKFKLFEMPQERVIAQGAVERIGFKTSPVNIRYGVDHQYQETEVVADHLTAVNIILDELIKLRIIDSYDEITGVGHRVVAGGELFHESVLITEPVLEQITALAEYAPLHNPANVVGIRAFKRVLPYVPAVAVFDTSFHTTMPAVNYLYSLPYDYYQQYGARKFGAHGTSHRYVAMRAAELLDRPLTALKLITLHLGAGSSITAIDHGQSLDTSMGFTPLAGITMATRSGDVDPSLIVYLMKKLNINNPDEMLTILNTQSGLLGLAGSADMQELEARCDVDPMAQLAIDIFVNRIVKYVGAYLAELQGADALVMTAGIGERDAKMRQRIADRLGYFGIAIDPAKNQVSGVERDLSTSAATIRTLLIPTDEELMIARDVERVIHE, encoded by the coding sequence TTGGGGAAGACCATCGCCATTAACGCCGGTAGTTCGACGTTAAAATTTAAATTGTTTGAAATGCCGCAGGAGCGAGTAATCGCCCAAGGAGCGGTTGAACGGATTGGTTTTAAGACATCACCAGTCAATATTCGTTACGGTGTCGATCATCAATATCAGGAGACGGAAGTGGTCGCGGATCACTTAACGGCTGTTAACATCATTTTGGATGAGTTAATTAAATTGCGAATCATTGACTCATATGATGAGATTACTGGGGTGGGGCATCGGGTCGTTGCTGGTGGTGAATTATTTCATGAATCAGTTTTGATTACTGAACCAGTGCTTGAACAGATAACGGCACTTGCGGAATATGCCCCGTTGCATAATCCAGCTAATGTGGTTGGTATTCGAGCTTTTAAACGGGTGTTACCGTATGTGCCAGCCGTTGCCGTGTTTGATACGTCGTTTCATACGACCATGCCAGCTGTTAATTACTTGTATTCATTACCCTATGATTACTATCAACAGTATGGCGCCCGTAAGTTTGGTGCTCATGGAACCAGTCATCGTTATGTCGCGATGCGGGCGGCCGAGTTGTTGGACCGACCACTGACTGCATTGAAGCTGATTACATTACATCTGGGTGCGGGGAGTTCGATTACGGCGATTGATCATGGACAGTCACTGGATACGTCTATGGGATTCACACCGTTAGCTGGTATTACGATGGCGACTCGATCTGGTGATGTCGATCCATCACTTATCGTTTACCTCATGAAGAAGCTCAATATTAATAATCCCGACGAAATGCTCACAATTTTGAATACGCAATCAGGATTACTGGGGCTAGCTGGCTCTGCCGATATGCAGGAACTTGAAGCGCGCTGTGATGTTGATCCGATGGCCCAGTTAGCTATCGATATTTTTGTTAATCGGATCGTCAAGTATGTCGGAGCCTATTTGGCTGAGTTGCAAGGTGCGGATGCACTAGTGATGACGGCCGGCATTGGCGAGCGAGATGCGAAGATGCGGCAGCGGATCGCTGATCGTTTAGGTTATTTTGGAATTGCCATCGATCCGGCTAAGAATCAGGTCAGCGGTGTCGAACGGGATCTAAGCACTTCGGCTGCGACTATCCGAACGCTATTAATTCCGACTGATGAAGAACTCATGATTGCTAGGGATGTTGAACGGGTGATTCACGAGTAG
- a CDS encoding YutD family protein, with the protein MNREHIDELAEQQAERRRNLYHGLRTDKNHFEVSKHPFEIVYDYRQGFDLDKFVERYSSILNKYDYIVGDWGFEQLRLKGFFRDDVKDVQRSQTIGAVQDYLYEYCNFGCAYFIVKNERVIKPKRTSRPRKDDRRGKKATSNRQSRARSNRNSSRSKQRRKAHNFTTKQKAAPFTEKRQQPAKVTAGNGNQARTTKQNSGKRHFTIRQK; encoded by the coding sequence GTGAATCGCGAACATATTGATGAACTAGCTGAACAACAAGCGGAACGGCGACGTAATTTATATCATGGACTACGGACTGATAAGAACCACTTTGAAGTTAGCAAGCACCCGTTTGAAATCGTTTATGATTATCGCCAGGGCTTTGACCTCGATAAATTCGTTGAACGTTACAGCTCAATCTTGAACAAGTATGATTATATCGTTGGTGATTGGGGCTTTGAACAGTTACGGCTAAAAGGCTTTTTTCGGGATGATGTTAAGGATGTGCAACGGTCACAGACGATTGGTGCGGTTCAGGACTATTTATATGAATATTGTAATTTTGGCTGTGCCTATTTTATAGTGAAAAATGAACGGGTCATTAAGCCGAAACGGACAAGTCGGCCACGTAAGGATGATCGGCGTGGCAAGAAAGCCACTAGTAACCGGCAGTCGCGTGCCCGGAGTAATCGCAATAGCAGTCGTAGTAAACAACGGCGTAAGGCACATAATTTTACGACAAAGCAAAAAGCGGCGCCATTTACTGAAAAACGTCAGCAGCCTGCGAAGGTTACAGCTGGTAATGGTAATCAGGCCCGGACGACGAAGCAGAATAGTGGTAAGCGGCACTTTACCATTCGACAAAAGTAG
- a CDS encoding CvfD/Ygs/GSP13 family RNA-binding post-transcriptional regulator translates to MVMSDYRIGMRVHGRVTGIQPYGAFVTLDGEHQGLIHISECHEGYVKSITEYLKVGQAVDVVILDIDEYTGKISLSLRCIEHQPHPTVNDLEIYKTFRHKHFWTNRHVHAGFEPIATHLAGWTADSLNRLKAGEY, encoded by the coding sequence ATTGTCATGAGCGATTATCGGATTGGCATGCGGGTTCATGGACGAGTGACTGGAATTCAGCCATACGGTGCATTTGTAACGTTAGATGGTGAGCATCAGGGCCTGATTCATATCTCAGAGTGTCATGAAGGGTATGTTAAGAGCATTACTGAATATCTTAAGGTTGGTCAGGCTGTTGACGTTGTTATTTTGGATATTGATGAATATACTGGCAAAATCAGTCTATCGTTGCGCTGTATTGAACATCAACCGCACCCAACGGTCAATGATTTAGAAATTTATAAGACTTTCCGACACAAACATTTTTGGACAAATCGGCATGTTCATGCGGGATTTGAGCCAATTGCGACCCATCTAGCGGGTTGGACTGCAGATTCACTAAACCGATTGAAGGCGGGTGAGTATTAG
- a CDS encoding metallophosphoesterase — protein MQYFTSDTHFYHADLLGDNDFAPRPFPDVETMNQVIVEHWNARVTDQDTVYHLGDVALYFTRPAKLSYERVCALLAQLNGKIVFIKGNHDSRAFFKYLAAHDPQLNGQPKFEFHDVGVLIKYDHRQYYMTHYPMMMGIVKQIINLHGHIHHYAVNVKENINVGVDTPEVDYLDHQVPFGAPFSLAEIEQMVKGKAVDFAKRQ, from the coding sequence ATGCAATACTTTACGTCTGATACACATTTTTATCATGCTGATTTACTCGGTGATAATGATTTTGCGCCCCGACCATTTCCTGATGTTGAGACGATGAATCAAGTTATCGTTGAACATTGGAATGCGCGAGTCACCGACCAGGATACGGTTTATCATCTTGGTGACGTGGCATTATATTTTACGCGACCGGCGAAACTATCTTACGAGCGGGTTTGCGCACTATTAGCTCAATTAAATGGCAAAATTGTTTTTATTAAGGGAAACCATGATTCTCGGGCTTTCTTTAAGTATCTGGCCGCGCATGATCCGCAGTTAAATGGGCAACCAAAGTTTGAATTTCATGACGTTGGGGTGCTAATTAAGTATGATCACCGTCAGTATTACATGACGCACTATCCAATGATGATGGGGATTGTCAAACAAATTATTAATTTGCACGGGCATATCCACCACTATGCAGTCAACGTTAAGGAAAATATTAATGTGGGTGTTGATACACCAGAGGTCGATTATTTGGACCATCAAGTGCCGTTTGGGGCGCCGTTTTCATTGGCCGAAATTGAGCAAATGGTTAAGGGGAAAGCCGTTGATTTCGCTAAGCGGCAGTAA
- a CDS encoding TIGR01906 family membrane protein, translating into MVWLNRVKNAAQWICLYLWLVSGTIIVTINATWLYFANALWQKLGSVVNLTLGQLMTNYYQLLAYLNFPWVPKLVMTDFTDSTSALVHFADVKNLFMLDYVVFIVTSVVVYFFWQRLRRDRQLWRLVLPMQTALWVPPLVAVVMAINFDQFFIMFHKILFRNSDWLFDPLLDRIILVLPDTFFGQCFVLAFVLIEWAFVYLLSIGQRALRETD; encoded by the coding sequence ATGGTGTGGCTAAATAGAGTCAAGAATGCAGCCCAGTGGATCTGTCTATACTTATGGCTCGTCAGTGGCACAATCATTGTGACGATCAATGCGACGTGGCTGTATTTTGCAAACGCGTTATGGCAAAAACTAGGATCGGTCGTCAATTTGACGTTGGGTCAATTAATGACGAATTACTATCAGTTATTGGCTTATCTTAATTTTCCGTGGGTCCCTAAATTAGTGATGACGGATTTTACGGATTCAACCAGCGCGTTGGTGCATTTTGCGGATGTCAAAAACTTATTTATGCTTGATTATGTGGTTTTCATTGTCACGAGTGTGGTCGTTTACTTCTTTTGGCAACGACTGCGACGTGATCGTCAGTTATGGCGGCTAGTGCTGCCGATGCAGACAGCGCTATGGGTTCCGCCACTAGTTGCTGTCGTGATGGCAATTAATTTTGATCAGTTCTTTATTATGTTTCATAAAATTTTGTTCCGTAATTCAGATTGGTTATTTGATCCATTATTGGACCGAATCATTTTAGTATTACCGGATACGTTCTTTGGGCAGTGTTTTGTCTTAGCATTTGTGTTGATTGAATGGGCGTTTGTCTATCTGCTCAGTATTGGACAACGGGCGTTACGTGAAACCGACTAG